The stretch of DNA TTGCACAATAACTTTGAACCAAACCATCAAACACCTCTGCCTATAACCCCACCAACCTTCTGCACCAAAACAGGAAGAAATAGTACCCAATAACTTTTAAACCCAATACCTCTTCCTAAATCCCGGCCTGCCTCTATACACCAAAATAAGATAATATGCATACAGGTGCAGGTACAGAAGAAAACTATAAATTACTGACTTTTCATGGTAACCAAGAGCAGATTATTGTTGGGCAATAGCAATAATCATagctaaaaaattgaaattataacgTTTACTAGATTTTCAGCAATCCAACATGTTATTACACTTCCGCAGATGCAATCGCATAGTTATACAAATTTATCAGttataattatagtaaaatcTAGGAGTGTATAGAGGGAGGATGGAAagtgaggcagaatatatagacAGATCAGGCAACGAGTATTAAGGATAGAATAGAAATGCTAATCAAGCAAAACAGAAACTTCTAAAATGTGTTAGATTTGCAAGAAATCAACATCTTTAGTAAACAATACACGTGCATGTAATATCAGTAATTGGAAGAGATTAGCTTTAGCACTTACATGTTTTAGTCCTTCATGCAAATGGTTTACTTCCTGCGATATGTGGCATTTAAGTGAATAAACAGATTCTGTTTCTGAGCTTTCTTCATTACTCTCTTGGCAATAAATCCTGAGAATTTATCAAATTACTAACATACGATGGATGTACATAAAAGAATACAATCTTATGAAGATAACAAAAGATTTAATAGATTTCTGAACATTAAAACAAGtaaattgtcatttttttatccATGTTTAGTTGAACTAAATCAGATGCACCAAAGAGCATGGGCTATAAAGTTACAGAAACAAATGCTCAGATATATAgtcaaataagaataaaaagttagaaacaaattaaaaaattatcaagaaAATGAGCCATATACATGTAATTGTAGGCCTAAACTACTAGGAAATGAGCCCTGTCTATCCTCTACACACCAGCCTACCTAGTTCAGCTACTTAATTTGAAACCATTCCCCTTCAAAGAGTTGGGCCAAGTCCACCAGGACTATGAGATTCTTCAAGCGATAGATTTTGAGTTCTGCCAGATCCCTACTTTTAGCTCATTCATGTTCCCCGCACTACATCCTCAACATAACAAGGCAGCAGTAACAAAAATGTCACAGTACCCTCATCACTGTCCTCATATGCTGCATGATGAGAAGATTTCCGCATGACTTTGTTCCATCGCTGCCTTTAAACGACAGATAACAATAAACTCGGAATGATGTCCCAGCCCCACTGATTTTCTTGCGACAAGATTCCCACCAATGGAACCCAGTTCAATGCTTGTCCATCCATTACTAACATTACAACTTGCAACCATTCTCTATCCCCCCACTAAATTGAAGTATAAACACCTATCATCCCAAACAACCAACCATATGTTGCATTGCTTGAGAACATCTAATTTTGTAGCCTAGGTACAATTTGATCCATTAAGCTCCACCCTTCACCATCTCTTTCGGATTTGTCCCCAAGGTTGTTTGCTATGAAGCAACGACGCTCATAGATTTAAGTGTGTCCAACACGCATTAAACAATGCACCGACACCCGTACAATAAATGTTAGAGACCTTAGACAAGTGTCCCCAAAAAAATGTTTTCCATCACTTTGACACAACTCCGACACTCCTTGGACACACCTAAAGTAGAACAGACACagctactttttttttggtacaaaaacataaaaaccaaagctttaaaaaataaataaaagtattttaATTAGGCATTTAAAACGTTCACAATTCACATATATGCAAGTCTTCATCATGTCATATTTCTTCCATATTTTCCTTTTCAGTCTCCTAGTTTGATTCACAATTTAGATATTTTATAAATGGCactcataattaattatatgaaattaaCTTATTATAGGATATTAGTATGCAAAGAAAGTATGAGCTTCATATGCTCAAGGCGGGTATGGCCAATCACTAGCGGCAAATAGTAACCACAAAAATGCTACAAAAGAGAGAATATAAATTTAAGCACAGAATAGTTTTTTGCTGTAATTAACGTATTGCACATGCGACCTGTTGAAGTCTCAGAACATACCTGCTATTAAGTTCTATGCCAAAAAGACCCTTCACAGCATCAGTATTTTCACTGAACAAATGACAGATAAAATTAGTTCGATTGAAATAAATATTCAGAGCAAAAGGAGGTTGATGAAATATAAAGCATAATAAAGAGTTCGTAAAACCTAGTAGACCACTTTGAAATTGCATTTTACGCTAATTTGACCAGAAGTGTGTCTGGGAGTGAGAAGGATAAGTACAGATAATGGAGATCAACTATTTAGCAATTCAATTAAGACCGCCTACTTTTTCGAAATGATAAATATTAGTTACAAGATACTTTGTAACAATTGCATTTATACACGAAGAAATAGCGAGAAAGTTACCTAGATCCAGAGGATCTTAGAGATTGTGAAAGTGTGTATAGAATTTGTGTCCAACATTCTTCAGCATCCTGTTTGACATGAAAAGTTAAATACATAGGCATATAAATTCACTAGAgcaatgaaaataataattccAAAAAAGGCATGCAACTTATGAACCTGTTGCATGAACACTCCATTATGTAGCTGGCCAAATTGAGGATACTTTTTCCGCAATACCTGGCAAATGCAGAAGCAAATCAGGACTATACAATTAATTATAATACCTGGCCAATTTCTTTATAGGTAAGGCAAAAGTCAAACAGTAATCAATCATTATAATAATTAAGTGGCCAAGTAACACAAGCAGCGGTGGCTGACTTCCAACACAGGGTAGAGAATGGCCAATACAAAAGGCAGACCCTAAGAAATGACTTCCACCCCGAGAAACATAAATTAAGCAGAAATCATATTTACCGGTGAGAGTTATATGTCAGTTCACATGCCAGCGGGGAGACTATTTTAAACAAATTCAGTAACTAACTATAGATATATATTAAGAAAGAATGTAAGCAAAATTCATAATACTACTCTTCCAAGATGTTAATACTGAAATTATATACCAAACACAACAGGAATAAATTCATAACAAAATAACTGTTCCAAACAACAATGGTTGAGAAATATGGTCTTCCTACAACTCCTAAGCTCTTGTCAAACTGAGAAAAATATCCACATTTTAAAAAGTGcaagtaaaatataatttattatgcTATAATACTTTCTTCTAAATCAGATTTCTGAAAACATAAATTCGTACCAAAATTTTAATGATAATCTACCCAATACTATCATGTTACTATGATATGACATTAAAAATGCCCCATTTTTGTTGTTTAACCGTGACAATTAAAAACTTCATCACATCATTTTGTATAGACAAATCAACAAAAGtagataattaattatatatggaCACTAGATAATGTACCATCCAAAATTGCATAGGTGCCACAGGCTTAACACTTTTATCAAGCTCACTGAATAATTCACGGGTTGCAACAGTCAGCAAATGAGAAGACTGATCAACATCATTGTTCCGTCCTGAATGTGAGTAACTGATAcaaacaaagttcaaatattGTTAATCAGTTTCAAATGCAGCAAATAAAATGTTGAATAGTGTCTCCATAGAAAAGAGACTTACTCAATCAAAGCCGACTTCAATTCTGGTACAGAATGGAGGCATTGCAATGTTGAGTTCATATAGCAGGTATTTCCCAAATTGAAAAGACCAGCAGTATGTCCCTGTCCCAGAAGAAAAAGCGGGGATcaaatattcaaacaaaaatattcAATGATTTCGTCCAGCAAAAGCAGAACACATCAGCACAAAATGATGCCTAATTGATAATAATTAGACTGAATACAGATTTAGTTTAGAGTAACATCACATTGGTCTTCTATTAATCTATGACGTAAAATCAGACATTCAATGATATATACATCAGTTTCATTCTTGTGGGACCAATTAGGTGTCATTTGTAGAGCAACTTGATGGCCAAAATGTGATATTGAAGGACTAATGTGATATATTTTATATCTTTGGGAAATCAATTTGATGTTGTGCATAGCAGATGACCAATGTGATGTTATGTATATATTTGGAAGACCAAAATGTACAATCATCGTGTATACTTCAATGAAACAGAAAACAAAACTACAAATTTATAGCCGGTCAGCCACGTAGAATGAGAAACAAACACTAGATACCCCCGTTCTGAATAAAATCTATgaagaaaacataaattatgAAATGGACAAAACAATTGAatctgtttatttatttaagcataatgaatttaaaaattaaaaattaaaaaaaaataaaaaagtgattttttcaCCGGACTTTCTTAGAGATTTTTCAAGAACCTGCTATTTTTAGCTTCTAAAAACAGCATTAAGATTTTTTGAGTTTTATCAAGATACTTGCATAATTATTAAACCTTTTTTTAACTGCTTGAGTTTTCATCAAGAAATTTACATAGttctaattaaaaatttaaatttctacAACATAGTTCTAATTACCAATTTGagaattctttattatttttcattcaaaaataaaaataaaaaaactagaCAGGCCCTAAATCAACTAAACCACAATCCTAAAAATAAGCTGCCAAAGCAGACAACTGCAACAAGAGCACATTCAAGACAAATGATTGGTTTCCCTTCAAAAGTTGATCGGATAGACCATGTAATATTTGATTGATGTGCCTAGGCATTTAATCTCCCTTCAAAAGATCAACCAAGAAGAAAAATTGAGTGGAAGATGGAAATAAATGTGATAGTTACTGAACCTTTTCTTTCCCAATTGAAACACATGGTTGGCAGGAATTTTAAGAACATAGATAAGTAAGGAGATAAAAGGGAATATTATCGATATGTTTCTCAGTCTTTGGCAAAAATGAACTTTTAAAGTAAAGGAAAATTTAGTTAAATGCAATCCCGAATCTTATGAATCATGAAATGTTAATTTGATTtacagtttttaaaaattataagcaCCACACTACTGTTAAGTTTATGAAATACtgttaatatataaaataaaatctgaaACTTACAACAGCAGCTACTTGTTCTTCTTCAGGAAGATCTTCAACAAAAACAGTTCCCTTCTCCGGAGACTTCACAATTTCATCAGCTGTTCCCATCATCATTAGCTTTTGACCCTgcaaaaagatatataatttAGGTCATTCAAATGAAAAGATGTATGGATTATatagtaaagaaaaaaagacaCGTGCTAGCACCACTTACCGCTTTCACTCCTAACTTTTCCCAATCAGCATCATCCTGCAATGCAAGAGGAAATAAAaggtgagaaaaaaaaatacttctaaAACAACTACGATCAAATTTGTAATACAGATAACTTTTATAAGACCTATATTAAGGTAgacttattaaaatatataaagaaaCATCAAAATGAAATAAGATAGCATGTTCATCATCAATTTGCTAATTAGTATCACATGCTAACCTTTAAAAGACCGCCCTTGACCATAATCTTTTGTCTTTCAGGAGGCACACCAGTCAGATCAAACAATTGGCACTT from Trifolium pratense cultivar HEN17-A07 linkage group LG5, ARS_RC_1.1, whole genome shotgun sequence encodes:
- the LOC123884141 gene encoding ubiquitin carboxyl-terminal hydrolase 6 — protein: MITVSVKWQKELFKDVEIDTSQPPYVFKCQLFDLTGVPPERQKIMVKGGLLKDDADWEKLGVKAGQKLMMMGTADEIVKSPEKGTVFVEDLPEEEQVAAVGHTAGLFNLGNTCYMNSTLQCLHSVPELKSALIDYSHSGRNNDVDQSSHLLTVATRELFSELDKSVKPVAPMQFWMVLRKKYPQFGQLHNGVFMQQDAEECWTQILYTLSQSLRSSGSSENTDAVKGLFGIELNSRIYCQESNEESSETESVYSLKCHISQEVNHLHEGLKHGLKSELEKASAVLGRSAIYLKESRINALPRYLTVQFVRFFWKRESNQKAKILRKVDYPLELDVYDLCSDELKKKLEAPRQFLRNEEGKKLGLKVNEKSSVPKENDVKMSDAEGSSNGEPSVAPMEEGEKETQMTGVYDLVAVLTHKGRSADSGHYVGWVKQENGKWIEFDDDNPKPRLQDDITRLSGGGDWHMAYIIMYKARVVSL